A genomic region of Metopolophium dirhodum isolate CAU chromosome 1, ASM1992520v1, whole genome shotgun sequence contains the following coding sequences:
- the LOC132939856 gene encoding uncharacterized protein LOC132939856, protein MPLHIKRQENVMMLAIQLARNNMVSSVQSCPSIQAIVDENNLNLKDIIISQTPFFPPWTSISNMIDTSLTSLPKNTTSSQIYVQEFKNILDQYSNFIKIYTDASKAESNVGIAIIYNDVEEITYKLSVECSIYTAEAIAILKALEYSLEKQNNNFVILSDSLSSIISIANTHKPNDISKKIQLAISAHHVKGNVVKLMWVPGHSSIKGNEKADMLAKKIALTTPNGIITNISAHDAKRTIKLISAKSWQNLWSTQRTKLNEIKQSTLHWPNNHPNRKIESSINRLRIGHTKLTHGYLMSREEPPICSSCGVKLTIKHIMTECNTYRDAREHNQLPEDIFESLGPNLPVSNIIAFLQQSGLLKLI, encoded by the coding sequence ATGCCCCTGCATATTAAACGCCAGGAAAACGTCATGATGCTGGCCATACAACTTGCTAGAAACAATATGGTATCATCTGTACAATCATGCCCGTCCATACAAGCAATTGTAGACGAAAATAATCTGAACCTCAAAGACATTATTATCTCCCAAACGCCCTTCTTTCCTCCATGGACCTCGATCTCTAATATGATAGACACAAGTCTTACCAGTCTGCCCAAAAACACAACCAGCTCACAAATTTATGTTCaagaattcaaaaacattttagatCAGTActccaattttataaaaatttacacCGACGCATCCAAAGCTGAAAGCAACGTGGGAATCGCTATCATATACAATGACGTAGAAGAAATAACATACAAACTTTCAGTAGAATGCTCCATATACACCGCTGAAGCAATTGCTATTCTTAAAGCCCTTGAATATTcactagaaaaacaaaataataactttgtCATCCTAAGCGACTCCCTAAGCTCTATAATAAGTATTGCCAACACTCACAAACCTAATGATATATCAAAGAAGATTCAGCTTGCTATCTCTGCCCACCACGTCAAAGGAAATGTAGTAAAATTAATGTGGGTTCCAGGACACTCATCAATAAAAGGCAATGAAAAAGCTGACATGCTCGCTAAAAAAATAGCATTAACAACCCCCAACGGCATTATCACAAACATCTCTGCTCACGATGCTAAACGCACAATAAAACTCATATCAGCAAAATCCTGGCAAAACCTGTGGTCCACACAGAGAACTAAACTTAATGAGATAAAGCAATCAACCCTACATTGGCCAAACAACCACCCAAATCGGAAAATAGAATCCAGCATCAATAGACTCCGAATAGGCCACACCAAACTCACTCATGGTTACCTAATGTCTCGTGAGGAACCCCCTATATGCTCATCCTGTGGCGTCAAGTTAACGATCAAACACATCATGACCGAGTGTAACACATACCGCGATGCAAGGGAACACAACCAACTTCCGGAAGACATATTTGAAAGCCTCGGACCTAACCTACCAGTCTCCAATATAATAGCCTTCCTTCAACAATCTGGTTTGCTCAAACTAATCTAA
- the LOC132935672 gene encoding protein YIF1B, producing the protein MNYNDNTFNTMPGNNSNKRLTRRPMETPGLDVNSMPPQQVQYNYAQPTMYSQPPEPQTMPSQQQFYYNDFTSIPSPQQHGYGYSDFGSMPTDNINHRQHYTPSPGPSPQQTQPIMFNPSNNLVDAFGSNPLLAGVTVRYGQKILGQVVDENVGKYTSGISSEIKRYFAVDTRYVISKLGLLLFPFVHTDWSIMLESTEQSDDRRRARPKTDVNAPDLYIPTVAFVTYLLFLGLILGKHGQFSPELLSVQASRVLAWEVIVVLVEIMALYVTNIQSSLRAFDLTAYSGYKYFGIISCIPIGLLFGETAFYLALLYIGIAFMYFLLFSMRWQLNSIATVANVGQPVVMVEYKRKRTLYFLILAVAIQPITTWYLISYLTFTMR; encoded by the exons ATGAATTATAACGACAACACATTCAATA CTATGCCGGGTAACAACAGCAATAAACGTCTAACAAGACGTCCTATGGAAACACCTGGTTTAGATGTAAATAGTATGCCTCCTCAACAAGTACAATACAACTATGCCCAACCGACTATGTACTCTCAGCCACCAGAACCTCAAACAATGCCTTCTCAACAACAATTCTATTACAATGACTTTACATCAATTCCATCTCCACAACAACATGGGTATGGATATAGTGATTTTGGATCAATGCCAACAGATAACATTAATCACCGACAACATTACACGccaa gcCCAGGTCCAAGTCCTCAACAAACACAACCAATAATGTTTAATCCTTCAAATAATTTAGTTGATGCATTCGGAAGTAATCCACTCTTAGCAGGAGTAACTGTGCGATACGGACAGAAAATTTTAGGACAGGTTGTTGATGAAAATGTTGGCAAATATACTAGCGGAATAAGTTCAgaaataaaacgttattttgCTGTAGACACCCGTTATGTGATCAGCAAACTTggtttattattgtttccatTTGTCCATACA gATTGGTCAATTATGCTAGAATCAACAGAGCAATCCGATGATCGTCGACGAGCAAGACCAAAAACAGATGTCAATGCACCAGATCTTTATATTCCTACTGTAGCTTTTGTAAC ATATTTACTGTTTTTGGGTCTCATTCTTGGTAAACACGGACAATTCAGTCCAGAACTTTTAAGTGTACAGGCTTCTCGTGTTCTTGCTTGGGAAGTAATAGTGGTTTTAGTGGAAATAATGGCACTATAtgttacaaatatacaaagcTCACTACGTGCTTTTGATCTAACGGCTTATTCAGGATACAAGTATTTTGG aatTATAAGCTGTATTCCAATTGGTTTACTTTTTGGAGAAACTGCATTTTATCTTGCCTTACTATACATTGGAATTGCATTTATGTACTttttg tTATTTTCAATGAGATGGCAGTTGAATTCAATAGCGACAGTTGCAAATGTTGGCCAACCGGTAGTAATGGTTGAGTACAAGCGTAAGAGAACATTATACTTCCTGATTTTAGCAGTGGCCATTCAGCCAATAACTACGTGGTACCTAATAtcatatttaacatttactATGAGATGA